The Streptomyces sp. V4I8 genome includes the window CGAGATGCTTCCGCCACCGCTGCTGGGACCCGGCTCCGCCGAGGAAGACGTCATCGACGATGACCCTGGCCCCCGCGCGGGCCATCGCCGCGACGCCCTCGGCCCAGGCCGCCTGCAGCGCCATGAAGTCCTGCCCTACGCTCACCCCGGCGTCCGCGGCGAACGCGATTCCCCCGTCCGATCCCCGCATCCTCGCGGGCAGCGCCTCGACGAACGAGTCACACCCGAACGTCAGCCACGGATCCGGCAGCACGGCCTGCAGACACCGTACGATCCCCGACTTCCCCGAGCTGGAACCGCCGTTGAGGATGATCATCCGAGTCGTCATCGGGTCACAGTAGGGCGCTGCCCGCAGGGCGCGAAGCGACTGTCGGCACCGCTCAGCCGACGAGCGGTGAGCGCTCCGCGTAGTCGTCGGCGCCGTGGGGCAGCGGCCGGGTGTCCAGGTAGAACCACTCGGCGTCGGGGCCGGGAGCCGACGGTGGAGCCGGACTGGAAGCGGGACTCGGGGCCGGCGTCGGGGCCGGGGTCGCGGTCGCGGTTGGCGTCGGCTGGGTCGCCGTAGGTGCCTGCTTCGCCGGGCCCGGCATCAGGAGTTCCACGCGCAGGCCCAGTCCGCGCTGCTGTGCCGTGAACTCCTCCACCTGGTTGCGGCAGGCATGGTCCAGATGGGTGACGCCGGTCAGGTCGAGGCGGATGCGGGGCCTGCCCGAGGCCGCGGCGGCCTCCAGGGCCTCGATGACCTGCGGCAGGCGCAGGAACGTCGCGTTGCCGGCCATGACGACCTTCGCGGTGTCGTCCTCGACGTGCGACCGGATCACC containing:
- the cpt gene encoding chloramphenicol phosphotransferase CPT, which codes for MTTRMIILNGGSSSGKSGIVRCLQAVLPDPWLTFGCDSFVEALPARMRGSDGGIAFAADAGVSVGQDFMALQAAWAEGVAAMARAGARVIVDDVFLGGAGSQQRWRKHLGDLDVLWVGVRCESAVAAGRELARGDRVQGMAALQADVVHKGVIYDLEVDTTHSEALPCARTIAARVG